The Candidatus Hydrogenedentota bacterium genome segment CGGCATATGGACCGCAGGCCGATTCTCAATGTTTAGCGGGGTTTCGATGTGACCGGCGGTGGTGGTTATAGGACGGGAAAAGCCAGATAGCGTGATGTGGTGGAGGTGCGGGGGTGCCGGTGTATACTTTTCGGGGGTTCGCAACGCTAGAGAAGGAGGGATACGATGACGATCGAGGATCGGCTCAATCAGCAGCAGTACATGATTCGCAAGAAGATCTTCAAGATCTTTGGCGAGGCCTTTCATATCTATGATTTTCGTGGTACCGTCCTTTTCTATTCGAAGTTGAAGGCGTTTAAGTTGAAGGAGGACATTCGCCTGTATACGGGCGAGGACATGACGACGGAAGTGCTCACGATCAAGGCGCGGAAGATGATCGATTTATGGTCGACGTATGACGTGTACGATTCGCAGACGCAGCGGAAGGTGGGCACGTTTCGACGGAAGGGATTGAAGTCGATCCTCAAAGATGAGTGGATCATCATGGATGACAACGATCGCGAGATTGGTCTGGTTCAGGAAGACAGCATGATGATGGCGTTGTTGCGCCGGTTCTTGACGAATCTGATTCCGCAGCAATTTTCCGGTTCTATCGGCGGGCAGGCCGTGTTGCATTTCAAGCGGCATTTCAATCCGTTCGTGTTGCGAATGGACTTGAATTTTTCGATGGACACGGCGGGGCTGCTGGACCGGCGCATGGGGTTGGCGGCGGGGATTCTTATCTCGGCGATCGAGGGTAGGCAGTCGGAAATGTAAAGACGGTTGCACTTAGCATTCGGGGCGATGCGTTGGTTGACGCATCGCCCCGGTTTGTTTTGATGGACGGGACGCAGACGCAAATCAGGGACAGACCCGTCTTCGCTCACTGCGTTCGCTTCGCTTGTGTCAGTCCCTGATTTGCGATCTGTCAGGTGCTGCGTTCGGTCAGGGTGACGGTGTCCATGACGTTTACACCGCCGGCTCGGAGGACTTCGATGGCCTGGTCGGGGTTTTCGAAGCGGAAGACGAGCACGGCCCTGCGGTCGCAGCCGAAGGTGAAGGCATACATGTATTCGATGTTGACGCCACCTCGTTCGATGATGGCGAGCATGTCGGAGAGTCCGCCGGGTTTGTCGTCGACTTCGACGGCGACGACTTCGGTGACGTTGACGACGAGGCCTTCGGCCTGGAGCACTTCGCGGCCGCGTTGCCAGTTGTGGACGATGAGGTGCACGATGCCGAACTCGCGGGTGTCGGCGAGTGACAGGGTGAGGATGCTGATGCCGGCATCGGCGAGGGCCTTGACCGGCTTGAGCAGTTGGCCGGGCCGGTTTTCGATGAAGGTGGAGAGTTGCTTTATTTTCATGACGTCACCTTCCTATAGGTTCCGGTTGCGTTTGTCGATAACGCGTTTTGCTTTGCCTTCGCTTCGTTCGATGGTGTTGGGTTGGACGAGCCGCAGACGTACGCGGAGGCCCGTGGTGTGTTCGATGGAGTGGGCGAGGCGCTCCTGCAAGGTTTCCAGGGCGCGGATCTTGTCGCTGAAGAACTCTTGCGTCACTTCCACTTGTACTTCGAGTTGATCGAGGGCGCCTTCGCTGGTGAGGACGATCTGGTAGTGGGGCAAGGTGCCTTCGACGGCAAGGAGCGCGGCTTCGATCTGCGACGGGAACACGTTGATTCCGCGGATGATGAGCATGTCGTCGCTGCGGCGGCTGATGCGTCGCATGCGGCGGATGGTGCGGCCGCACGGGCATTTCTCGGGGAGAAGCGCGGTGATGTCGCGGGTGCGGTATCGGATCATCGGCATGGCGTGCTTGCTCAAGGTCGTGAGCACGAGCTCGCCTTCTTCGCCGTCGGGGACGGGTTCAAGGGTCTTGGGATCGAGAATCTCCGGGTAGAAATGGTCTTCGAAG includes the following:
- a CDS encoding amino acid-binding protein, whose protein sequence is MKIKQLSTFIENRPGQLLKPVKALADAGISILTLSLADTREFGIVHLIVHNWQRGREVLQAEGLVVNVTEVVAVEVDDKPGGLSDMLAIIERGGVNIEYMYAFTFGCDRRAVLVFRFENPDQAIEVLRAGGVNVMDTVTLTERST